The following proteins are encoded in a genomic region of Sulfoacidibacillus ferrooxidans:
- a CDS encoding transposase, giving the protein MNLAYVTEAVAPLTEIQNAAGIDLGLLSLIATLDGEFFENPKWLQKSEKRLKRKQRQLFRKKKGNKNHEKAKHELGHIHDHAANQRKDHLYKVS; this is encoded by the coding sequence GTGAACCTTGCCTATGTGACAGAAGCAGTCGCGCCACTCACAGAGATTCAAAACGCGGCGGGCATTGACCTTGGATTGCTTTCGCTGATTGCCACCTTGGATGGGGAATTCTTCGAAAATCCCAAGTGGTTACAGAAGAGCGAAAAGCGGCTGAAGCGCAAGCAACGACAGCTTTTCCGCAAAAAGAAAGGCAACAAGAACCACGAAAAGGCCAAACATGAACTCGGACATATTCACGACCATGCGGCAAACCAGCGTAAAGACCATCTGTACAAAGTGAGCTGA
- a CDS encoding helix-turn-helix domain-containing protein: protein MQRKQYTLEFKQQVLQEVHEVGNAAQVTRRHGLTPKMVYNRMKRSNHHDWQTTSPKAKKVASYLVSSAEFKDLETTP from the coding sequence ATGCAGAGAAAACAATACACCTTGGAGTTCAAACAACAGGTGCTTCAGGAAGTGCACGAGGTGGGCAATGCTGCCCAAGTTACACGTCGGCACGGTCTTACCCCGAAGATGGTCTATAACCGGATGAAAAGATCCAACCACCATGACTGGCAAACCACATCTCCTAAGGCAAAGAAAGTTGCCAGTTATCTTGTTTCTTCTGCTGAGTTTAAGGATCTTGAGACGACACCATGA
- a CDS encoding zinc ribbon domain-containing protein gives MVKKDLSVRIHKCPACGLDMDRDVNAAINMLHRGLEILQKVS, from the coding sequence ATTGTAAAGAAAGACCTATCGGTGCGAATCCACAAGTGTCCAGCATGTGGATTAGACATGGATCGTGATGTAAACGCAGCGATTAACATGCTGCATCGAGGTTTAGAAATACTACAGAAAGTCAGCTAA
- a CDS encoding prenyltransferase/squalene oxidase repeat-containing protein: MGYHIHQSAVDRGVVVQRIIQKAVTSLLNEQATDGSWQHGFEMGIMPDAQTASFLYLLNYRDPIWIQGLIDRMRETQNTDGSWSPYPDSPGDLSTTVECYYAMTLYDAWDEYPDERLATEQFILRSGGLKACRNLTKMLLAIGGEISWIHLPSPTLYAWLWSDLSPVKMQDIVTFTRLHIASMIIVSAHQYVSPVVSTRKLGHLMAYGSVIKLQRRSKHKRGMSVPTTLLRRCMHYLNSQRELDGTLAGYHSSTFLFLFAQLAMGYELTHPDIRQTVNVIRRSWGCPFGEAKNHQQTCDAHIWNTALTLRAVRDAGLPLSHSNVRSAMRYLVNHQHISQWDAYHQAFTMPGGWGFSSNNTRHPDTDDTVACLEALADASDCNYSQWQLGVQWLISRQNSDGGWSAFDQNCGKRWMENIPSNDMRHAIADPSTPDITARVIEFFLNHQQMVATDPAIHRAVRWLLHAQEKDGSWYGRWGNTYLYGTWCVVRALCVSKMIDTNKPLQRARNWLLLIQQRDGSFGESCKSDTLGCYTPLQQGLPSQTAWALETLLYLYSVETNDLEKKRLSHASHRSASWLIESFEKSQWRELVPTGSAFPGALHIRYHLYPKVWPLVALTRYRNTYSHLWKGGENKWLSILDS; the protein is encoded by the coding sequence ATGGGATACCATATCCATCAGTCTGCGGTTGACCGCGGTGTAGTCGTTCAACGCATTATCCAGAAAGCGGTCACTTCCCTCTTGAACGAACAAGCAACTGATGGATCATGGCAACATGGATTTGAAATGGGGATCATGCCAGATGCACAGACAGCTTCTTTCTTATATTTGCTCAATTATCGTGATCCGATCTGGATACAGGGGTTAATTGATCGCATGCGAGAAACACAAAATACAGACGGTTCTTGGAGTCCGTATCCAGATTCACCCGGCGATCTTTCAACTACAGTTGAATGTTATTATGCTATGACCCTATACGATGCTTGGGATGAGTATCCTGACGAACGTCTGGCAACAGAACAGTTCATTTTGCGATCAGGAGGGCTGAAGGCTTGCCGCAATCTTACAAAAATGCTTCTCGCAATTGGTGGAGAGATTTCCTGGATACATTTGCCTTCACCGACATTATACGCTTGGTTATGGAGTGACCTATCCCCAGTAAAGATGCAAGACATTGTCACCTTTACACGTTTGCATATCGCCTCAATGATCATCGTATCTGCCCATCAGTATGTGTCACCTGTTGTATCAACCCGAAAATTGGGGCATTTGATGGCCTATGGTTCTGTAATAAAGTTGCAAAGGAGATCAAAACATAAACGGGGTATGTCAGTTCCAACGACATTGCTACGGAGATGTATGCATTACCTCAACAGTCAGCGTGAACTTGATGGCACACTCGCAGGGTATCACTCTTCTACATTTTTATTTCTATTTGCGCAATTAGCCATGGGATATGAGTTGACACATCCAGACATTCGACAAACTGTGAATGTAATCCGTCGATCATGGGGCTGTCCGTTTGGTGAAGCAAAAAACCATCAACAAACTTGTGACGCTCATATCTGGAATACAGCACTCACCCTACGTGCTGTACGCGATGCAGGGTTGCCTCTAAGTCATTCAAACGTTCGTTCTGCAATGCGTTATCTAGTAAACCATCAGCACATTTCGCAGTGGGATGCGTATCACCAGGCGTTCACGATGCCTGGTGGCTGGGGATTCTCCAGTAACAACACCCGACATCCCGATACGGATGACACCGTCGCATGTCTTGAGGCACTCGCTGATGCATCCGATTGTAATTACTCTCAGTGGCAACTTGGTGTTCAGTGGTTAATCTCCCGACAAAACTCCGACGGTGGTTGGTCCGCCTTTGACCAAAACTGTGGGAAGCGTTGGATGGAAAACATCCCAAGTAACGACATGAGGCATGCTATTGCAGACCCGTCCACTCCGGACATTACGGCTAGAGTGATAGAGTTTTTCCTTAATCACCAGCAGATGGTAGCAACCGACCCCGCCATTCATCGCGCCGTGCGTTGGCTCTTGCATGCACAGGAAAAGGATGGTTCTTGGTACGGACGCTGGGGCAATACGTATCTCTACGGCACGTGGTGCGTTGTACGGGCACTGTGCGTAAGCAAGATGATCGATACAAATAAACCACTACAGCGAGCACGTAACTGGTTACTACTCATTCAACAAAGAGACGGTAGTTTCGGAGAGTCGTGTAAAAGTGATACTTTGGGTTGTTATACTCCTTTACAACAGGGACTTCCATCGCAAACGGCTTGGGCTCTTGAAACTCTTCTTTATTTGTATTCGGTGGAGACCAATGATCTGGAGAAGAAGCGCCTATCTCATGCAAGCCATCGCAGCGCATCTTGGTTGATCGAGTCATTTGAAAAATCCCAGTGGCGTGAACTCGTTCCCACAGGATCAGCATTCCCTGGTGCTTTACACATTCGTTATCACTTATATCCTAAAGTATGGCCCCTTGTTGCACTAACACGGTATCGAAATACCTACAGTCATCTATGGAAAGGGGGTGAAAATAAATGGCTCTCGATCCTAGACTCGTAG